One segment of Gammaproteobacteria bacterium DNA contains the following:
- the aroB gene encoding 3-dehydroquinate synthase, whose translation MKTLTVNLGDRSYPIYIGQQLLGDPQWIKPHIRGKQVLVVSNETVAPLYLEATLAMLRDYQTSTVILPDGEKYKDIKTLDLIFDALLGVPFDRSCTLVALGGGVVGDMTGFAAACYQRGVDFIQIPTTLLAQVDSSVGGKTGVNHPLGKNMIGAFHQPNAVIIDTNTLNSLEDRELSAGLAEVIKYGLIGDREFFEWLEENIPALMERAPDKLIYAIERSCRNKADVVASDEREAGQRALLNLGHTFGHAIETGMGYGSWLHGEAVATGMLLAADLSARMGWLNQDDVHRIDNIIDRACLPTRAPAKLTTDHFLELMARDKKALHGTIRLVLLKAIGNAVVTADYDPALLRKALDEHHAITSN comes from the coding sequence ATGAAAACTCTTACAGTCAATCTTGGCGACCGCAGCTACCCTATTTATATCGGTCAACAGCTCCTGGGGGATCCTCAGTGGATTAAGCCACATATCCGCGGCAAGCAGGTTTTAGTTGTCAGCAATGAAACCGTCGCGCCACTCTATCTTGAAGCAACATTAGCTATGCTGAGAGATTATCAGACCTCCACCGTTATATTGCCAGATGGCGAAAAATACAAAGATATCAAAACACTAGATTTAATCTTCGATGCACTCCTGGGCGTACCCTTTGATCGCAGCTGCACGCTGGTAGCGCTTGGCGGCGGTGTTGTTGGCGATATGACAGGCTTTGCCGCTGCTTGCTATCAGCGAGGCGTGGATTTCATACAGATACCCACTACCTTGCTTGCCCAGGTGGATTCCTCTGTTGGTGGCAAAACCGGCGTGAACCATCCCCTGGGAAAAAATATGATAGGCGCATTCCATCAACCCAATGCCGTTATCATCGACACCAACACATTAAATTCGCTGGAAGACAGAGAATTGAGTGCTGGCCTGGCTGAAGTCATCAAATATGGACTGATCGGCGACAGGGAATTCTTCGAGTGGTTGGAAGAAAATATTCCTGCGCTAATGGAAAGGGCGCCGGACAAACTTATCTATGCCATCGAACGCTCCTGCCGTAACAAGGCCGATGTCGTCGCCAGTGACGAGAGAGAAGCTGGACAAAGAGCATTACTGAATTTAGGCCACACCTTCGGTCACGCTATTGAAACCGGCATGGGTTACGGCTCCTGGTTACATGGGGAAGCGGTGGCGACAGGCATGTTGCTCGCGGCCGACTTATCGGCGCGCATGGGCTGGTTAAACCAGGACGATGTTCATCGCATCGACAATATCATCGACCGTGCCTGTCTACCGACTCGCGCACCTGCCAAATTGACGACGGATCACTTTCTCGAACTCATGGCTAGAGACAAGAAGGCACTTCACGGCACCATTCGTTTGGTTTTGCTCAAGGCAATTGGAAATGCCGTGGTAACTGCTGACTACGATCCAGCCTTACTACGAAAGGCGCTGGACGAACATCACGCCATTACCAGTAATTGA
- the pilO gene encoding type 4a pilus biogenesis protein PilO — protein MKMKRFSLSDLDFNNIGAWPSSAKVLAVIVACVAISILGYLIDTQPQLDALEASKLKERDLKQLIDIKAAKAANLVAYQAQMADIQRSFGSLLKQLPSKTEVAELLTDITQTGISSGLEFELFKPMPEIPAEFYVELPIEIKVRGRYHEFGKFMAGLAALPRIVTIHDFKISTMEQKGSKDQLLMEATAKTYRYLDEKEVEQFKMNGK, from the coding sequence ATGAAAATGAAGCGCTTTAGTCTCAGCGATCTGGATTTTAACAATATTGGCGCCTGGCCTAGCAGCGCCAAGGTACTTGCTGTGATTGTGGCATGCGTAGCGATTTCAATTCTTGGTTATCTTATTGACACCCAACCGCAGTTGGATGCTCTCGAGGCATCAAAATTAAAAGAAAGAGACTTAAAGCAACTGATTGATATCAAGGCAGCCAAAGCAGCTAATCTAGTGGCCTACCAGGCACAAATGGCAGATATACAGCGCTCCTTCGGTTCATTACTCAAACAGTTACCGAGCAAAACAGAGGTGGCTGAGTTGCTCACCGACATCACACAAACGGGGATATCTTCAGGACTGGAGTTCGAGCTATTTAAACCTATGCCCGAGATTCCTGCTGAATTCTATGTCGAACTCCCAATCGAGATAAAAGTCAGAGGACGCTATCACGAGTTTGGGAAGTTCATGGCAGGACTCGCAGCACTACCACGCATCGTAACAATACACGACTTCAAAATTTCGACGATGGAACAAAAAGGTTCAAAAGACCAACTGTTGATGGAAGCAACAGCCAAAACCTATCGATACCTCGACGAGAAAGAAGTTGAACAATTTAAAATGAATGGTAAATAG
- a CDS encoding pilus assembly protein PilP: MNELNSDKQRITRALAIAVLALVLTLSSCADEDLSDLQGYVESTKSKYQGTIEPLPAFMPYESYKYHGAQLRDPFKPSVSLVKTISITSRNGVSPDAKRAREELEKYALESLTMVGVMHNQGLIWGIIKAPDNTIYRVRKGNYMGHNHGRITRIRDTEIKLQEIVSDGSGGWVERPNTLTLSE; encoded by the coding sequence GTGAACGAATTAAACTCAGACAAGCAACGTATAACGAGAGCCCTGGCTATCGCTGTGCTGGCATTAGTGCTGACACTGAGTAGTTGTGCCGACGAAGATCTTAGCGATCTGCAAGGTTATGTTGAAAGTACCAAATCCAAATACCAGGGCACTATCGAACCACTGCCAGCTTTCATGCCCTACGAGTCGTACAAATATCACGGGGCGCAGTTGCGTGACCCCTTTAAGCCTTCCGTTTCGCTGGTGAAAACCATTTCCATCACTAGTCGTAACGGTGTGAGTCCGGATGCCAAGCGTGCAAGAGAGGAGCTGGAAAAATACGCCCTCGAATCCCTGACCATGGTCGGCGTTATGCATAACCAGGGATTGATATGGGGAATCATTAAGGCCCCGGATAATACGATTTATCGCGTGAGAAAGGGTAATTATATGGGCCACAATCACGGACGCATCACGCGAATCAGGGATACGGAAATAAAATTGCAGGAAATCGTTTCCGATGGCTCAGGCGGCTGGGTTGAACGACCAAACACATTGACATTAAGTGAATAA
- the aroK gene encoding shikimate kinase AroK, translating to MPSASSSPKKNIILVGPMGAGKTTIGIQLAKQLDREFIDSDREIEKRTGATIPLIFELEGEEGFRKREASVISELVQMQNIVLATGGGAVLRQENREALSRGGLVIYLKSDVEQLFERTSKDKSRPLLQTDDPKRKLTEILHQREPLYEAIADLVVKTGDNSVKSVVDRICKLLKSRLSA from the coding sequence ATGCCCTCGGCATCATCCTCCCCGAAAAAAAACATCATCCTGGTCGGCCCTATGGGTGCTGGCAAAACCACTATTGGCATTCAGCTCGCTAAACAACTGGATCGTGAATTCATCGACAGTGACAGGGAAATCGAAAAACGCACGGGGGCCACCATTCCCCTGATTTTCGAACTTGAGGGCGAAGAGGGTTTTCGCAAACGCGAAGCGTCGGTTATCAGCGAATTGGTGCAAATGCAAAATATCGTATTGGCGACAGGTGGCGGTGCCGTATTACGACAGGAAAATCGCGAGGCTTTATCCCGGGGTGGTCTGGTGATCTATCTCAAATCTGACGTAGAGCAACTATTTGAGCGTACCAGCAAAGACAAAAGCAGACCGCTACTGCAAACCGACGATCCCAAACGCAAACTGACCGAAATTCTGCATCAACGCGAACCGCTTTACGAAGCTATTGCCGATCTGGTCGTTAAAACTGGAGACAACAGCGTCAAATCTGTCGTTGACAGAATCTGCAAACTATTGAAATCCAGGCTTTCCGCCTGA
- a CDS encoding penicillin-binding protein 1A gives MKSTHKKFARYTLYSGLGMMLAGLLITLGLYLYIAPNLPSIESLKDVKFQVPLRIFTADGELIGEFGEKRRSPLLYEEMPEQLIQAVLSAEDDRFFEHPGIDALGLLRAVGKLITTGKKVQGGGTITMQVARNFFLSREKTFLRKFTEILLAFKIEHELDKKKILELYLNKIYFGKRAYGVGAAALTYYGKDIRELSLAEYAMIAGLPKAPSRYNPIVNPKRALLRRNYVLRRMNELGYIDEEAYKEAVLSEVTAEDHGHSIDLEAPYIAEMVRQELVDRYGNDVYTEGYQVYTTVESRLQKKANHALRTALLDYETRHGYRGPVHSYGEMERTDPVEWSQAFDEVAPDPVMKRGFVFEVNEKDALVYLEDDRVVNLCWDGIKWAAPYQDGNWTGPEPTKASDVVRVGHVVYLRPIGNQWEVGQVPKVQGAIVSLRSRDGAIQAVMGGYDFNASKFNRVIQAKRQPGSNFKPFVYSAALEKGYTAATLINDAPVVFDDPGLEDTWRPENYSGKFFGPTRFREALVKSRNLVSIRILRSIGISYALDYVKKFGFDPAELPRDLSLALGSATVTPLSIARGYATFSNGGFRVDPYIIQRIVGNNGELLFKANPAVVCGTCSESRQVEELVPDISAEENEEQVLLDTGFLALDSSLLEGIKLGEESVVNLAPRVLSSQNVYIMTSVMRDIINRGTGRRAKVLGRNDLAGKTGTTNDQQDAWFSGFNGEVVTTAWVGFDDPHPLGDSESGARAALPMWISFMREALRAKPETRFVQPPGIVTVKIDPNTGMLAGPATQDAIFEYFPEDKVPTSTSEVTMENSGGESEGGGGSISEQLF, from the coding sequence ATGAAATCAACTCACAAGAAATTTGCCAGATACACCCTGTACTCAGGGCTCGGAATGATGCTCGCCGGGCTGCTTATCACTCTGGGGTTGTATTTATATATCGCCCCAAATCTGCCCTCTATAGAGAGCCTGAAGGACGTAAAGTTTCAGGTTCCCTTGCGCATCTTTACCGCCGATGGGGAATTAATCGGAGAATTTGGTGAAAAGCGCCGCAGCCCGTTGCTTTACGAAGAGATGCCGGAACAACTTATCCAGGCAGTGCTCAGTGCAGAGGATGACCGCTTTTTTGAGCACCCCGGAATAGATGCTCTTGGTTTGTTACGCGCGGTTGGAAAGCTTATCACCACCGGTAAGAAGGTTCAGGGTGGTGGCACCATTACTATGCAGGTGGCAAGAAACTTTTTCTTAAGTCGAGAAAAGACCTTTCTTCGCAAGTTTACGGAAATCTTACTGGCATTCAAAATAGAACACGAGCTGGATAAGAAGAAAATTCTGGAGCTCTATCTGAACAAGATCTATTTCGGTAAACGTGCCTACGGCGTTGGCGCGGCCGCGTTGACCTACTATGGAAAAGATATTCGTGAGCTGTCGTTAGCCGAATACGCCATGATTGCCGGTTTGCCCAAGGCGCCTTCCCGTTACAACCCCATTGTAAATCCTAAGCGCGCGCTGTTACGTCGCAACTATGTGTTACGGCGTATGAATGAGCTTGGGTATATCGATGAAGAGGCGTACAAGGAAGCGGTACTTAGCGAAGTGACTGCGGAAGACCACGGGCATTCCATTGATTTGGAAGCGCCATATATCGCGGAGATGGTGCGTCAGGAACTGGTCGATCGATATGGTAACGATGTGTATACCGAGGGATACCAGGTTTACACCACTGTTGAGTCCCGTTTACAGAAGAAAGCGAATCATGCGTTACGTACAGCTTTGCTGGATTATGAGACGCGTCACGGATATCGTGGCCCAGTTCATTCCTATGGCGAGATGGAAAGAACGGATCCAGTGGAATGGTCGCAGGCATTTGACGAGGTAGCGCCCGATCCCGTGATGAAGCGAGGGTTTGTCTTCGAGGTAAATGAAAAAGATGCCTTGGTCTATCTCGAAGATGACCGAGTTGTGAATTTATGTTGGGACGGAATTAAGTGGGCGGCTCCCTACCAGGACGGAAACTGGACTGGGCCCGAGCCAACGAAAGCTAGCGACGTGGTGCGCGTGGGTCATGTGGTGTATCTGAGGCCAATCGGAAACCAATGGGAAGTTGGTCAAGTGCCCAAAGTTCAGGGAGCGATTGTTTCCCTGCGTTCTAGAGACGGCGCGATCCAGGCTGTCATGGGCGGCTATGACTTTAATGCCAGTAAATTTAATCGCGTTATCCAGGCCAAGCGTCAACCTGGCTCAAATTTTAAACCTTTTGTTTATTCTGCGGCATTGGAAAAAGGCTATACCGCTGCAACGCTCATTAACGATGCACCGGTAGTGTTTGATGATCCGGGTCTCGAAGATACCTGGCGTCCGGAAAACTACAGTGGGAAGTTCTTTGGTCCAACGCGTTTTCGCGAAGCCTTGGTTAAGTCGCGTAATCTGGTTTCGATACGGATATTGCGTTCCATCGGAATCAGCTACGCGCTCGATTATGTAAAGAAGTTTGGATTCGACCCGGCGGAATTGCCGAGAGACTTGTCGCTTGCTCTTGGTAGCGCCACTGTTACCCCTTTGTCGATTGCGCGTGGTTATGCAACGTTTTCCAATGGTGGATTTCGAGTAGACCCTTACATCATTCAGCGAATTGTGGGTAACAATGGGGAGCTGTTGTTTAAGGCCAATCCGGCGGTCGTATGTGGAACATGCAGCGAGTCACGACAGGTAGAGGAGCTGGTTCCCGATATTTCCGCAGAGGAAAACGAGGAACAGGTTTTACTGGATACAGGCTTTCTCGCGCTGGATAGTTCTTTGTTGGAAGGAATCAAATTGGGCGAGGAATCGGTGGTGAATCTCGCGCCCAGGGTTTTAAGCTCTCAGAATGTCTACATCATGACTTCAGTCATGCGTGACATCATCAATCGCGGTACCGGACGACGCGCAAAAGTCTTGGGTCGCAACGATCTTGCGGGCAAAACAGGTACGACGAATGATCAGCAAGATGCCTGGTTTTCCGGTTTTAATGGCGAAGTTGTGACCACTGCGTGGGTAGGCTTTGACGACCCCCATCCGCTGGGTGACTCCGAGTCTGGTGCGCGTGCAGCGTTGCCAATGTGGATTAGCTTTATGCGAGAAGCGCTTCGCGCAAAACCTGAAACGCGGTTTGTTCAGCCGCCGGGTATTGTGACGGTCAAGATTGACCCGAATACTGGCATGCTTGCCGGCCCTGCTACACAAGATGCGATTTTTGAGTATTTTCCGGAAGACAAGGTACCCACTAGTACCTCAGAGGTCACGATGGAAAACTCGGGAGGGGAATCCGAAGGTGGTGGTGGAAGCATATCAGAGCAACTTTTTTAA
- a CDS encoding deoxyguanosinetriphosphate triphosphohydrolase codes for MLTLAPYAAQDSNSRGRRFPEPPPGYRSEYQRDRDRIVHSTAFRRLEYKTQVFVNHEGDLFRTRLTHSIEVAQIGRAMARTLNLNEDLTEAISLAHDLGHTPFGHAGQDELNECMENYGGFEHNLQSLRVVDSLEEKYAEFEGLNLTFETREGILKHCSLTNAHLLGELGQRFLEKKQPSLEAQLANVADEIAYNNHDVDDGLRAEFISIEQLQSVRLFRQQYDEVKRLYPELGGRRAIHEIVRRMINCLVSDLLANTRDVLQRIAPHNIDDVRGQDQPLIGFSDEMRELNLELKQFLRRELYTHYRVYRMTNKARLVIRNLFEAFIDDIRLLPDKHSLKARELEREQGDSGRARCVADYIAGMTDRFAIMEHKRLFEPIQLT; via the coding sequence ATGCTGACACTTGCGCCCTACGCAGCACAGGATTCCAACTCTCGAGGCCGTCGCTTTCCAGAGCCTCCTCCGGGTTATCGCAGTGAATATCAGCGTGATCGCGATCGCATCGTTCATAGCACCGCCTTTCGTCGACTCGAATACAAAACCCAGGTTTTCGTCAATCATGAAGGCGATCTGTTTCGCACACGACTCACTCACTCCATAGAAGTCGCGCAAATTGGCAGGGCGATGGCCCGCACACTCAACCTCAATGAAGATTTAACCGAAGCTATCTCTCTTGCCCATGACCTCGGCCACACGCCATTTGGTCACGCAGGACAGGACGAACTCAATGAGTGCATGGAAAACTACGGCGGGTTTGAACATAACCTGCAATCTCTGCGGGTGGTGGATAGTCTCGAAGAAAAATACGCTGAATTCGAAGGACTCAACCTGACCTTTGAGACCCGCGAGGGCATCCTCAAGCACTGCTCTCTGACCAATGCGCATTTGCTCGGCGAGTTGGGTCAACGATTTCTCGAAAAAAAACAACCCTCCTTAGAAGCACAACTTGCCAACGTCGCAGACGAGATCGCCTATAACAATCATGACGTCGATGACGGTCTGCGCGCAGAGTTTATCAGCATCGAACAACTGCAATCTGTTCGTCTGTTTCGTCAGCAATACGATGAGGTCAAACGACTCTATCCAGAATTGGGGGGGCGACGAGCCATACACGAGATCGTACGACGCATGATAAATTGCCTGGTGTCGGATTTACTTGCCAATACCCGCGATGTTCTCCAAAGAATAGCTCCACACAATATCGACGATGTACGTGGCCAGGACCAGCCACTGATCGGTTTTAGCGATGAGATGCGCGAACTCAACCTGGAGTTGAAACAATTTCTGCGACGAGAACTGTACACTCACTATCGTGTTTATCGTATGACGAACAAGGCACGCCTGGTAATACGCAATCTGTTCGAGGCGTTTATAGACGATATACGACTGCTCCCGGACAAACATTCATTGAAAGCAAGAGAGTTGGAGAGAGAGCAAGGCGATAGCGGACGTGCGCGTTGCGTTGCTGACTATATCGCGGGTATGACAGACCGTTTCGCAATCATGGAGCACAAACGGCTTTTTGAGCCGATACAACTGACTTAG
- a CDS encoding pilus assembly protein PilM produces MLPFSRKHQVYLGLDISSSAVKLLELSEHDNRFRVEAYAVEPLPPNSVVEKTIVDVESVGETIRRAVQRSGTKLTQAAVAVAGSAVITKRIAMPASLDDEELEGQIQLEAEQHIPYPLEEVALDFDIIGPSENNPDMNDVLLAACRSETVDARVATVDLGGLTAEIVDVEAYALESALVLISSQLPEAGFGKIIAVADVGATMTTLNVIFDHNIIYTREQVFGGKQLTEEIQRRYGLTYEEAGMAKRQGGLPDDYSLDVLEPFKEAIAQQVSRSIQFFFSSSRYNSIDHLVLAGGCASIPGIDEIVQEKVGVNTSIANPFIAMTVSPKIDTQALSEDAPAFMIACGLALRSFD; encoded by the coding sequence TTGCTACCATTTTCACGCAAACACCAGGTTTATCTGGGGCTGGACATTAGTTCGTCTGCGGTAAAACTCCTGGAACTGAGTGAACATGACAACCGCTTCCGGGTCGAGGCCTACGCCGTCGAACCATTGCCACCCAATTCCGTGGTGGAAAAGACTATTGTTGACGTGGAATCTGTCGGGGAAACTATACGCCGCGCGGTTCAACGATCCGGCACCAAACTTACTCAAGCGGCTGTCGCTGTCGCCGGCTCTGCCGTTATCACCAAGCGTATCGCCATGCCTGCATCGTTAGACGATGAAGAGCTAGAAGGTCAGATTCAGCTCGAAGCCGAACAACATATACCTTATCCACTTGAAGAGGTCGCATTAGACTTCGATATCATTGGCCCATCGGAAAACAACCCCGACATGAACGATGTGCTATTGGCCGCGTGTCGCTCGGAAACTGTCGATGCTCGCGTTGCAACCGTTGATCTCGGTGGACTTACTGCTGAGATCGTCGATGTAGAGGCATATGCTCTCGAAAGCGCCCTGGTTCTGATCTCTTCTCAGTTACCAGAAGCAGGTTTCGGTAAAATCATCGCGGTTGCTGATGTTGGGGCGACCATGACCACATTAAACGTCATCTTCGATCACAACATCATCTATACGCGTGAGCAAGTTTTTGGTGGAAAGCAACTGACCGAAGAGATTCAACGCCGCTATGGCCTGACTTACGAAGAAGCCGGTATGGCAAAACGTCAGGGTGGGCTACCGGATGATTATAGTTTGGACGTACTTGAACCTTTTAAAGAAGCTATTGCGCAACAGGTTAGCCGCTCTATACAGTTTTTCTTTTCATCCAGTCGCTACAATTCCATCGATCACCTTGTACTTGCAGGTGGATGCGCATCGATTCCGGGGATAGACGAAATCGTACAAGAGAAGGTCGGCGTAAATACGAGTATTGCTAACCCGTTTATTGCAATGACGGTTTCACCAAAGATTGACACTCAGGCACTGTCAGAAGATGCACCTGCTTTTATGATTGCCTGTGGTCTGGCCTTGAGGAGTTTCGATTAA
- a CDS encoding type IV pilus secretin PilQ, which produces MSGRVRRSLLSLLFLAPGAALAANPVTLQDMSFTSLPGDKMQVNLVFSGPVEQPNSFNVDEPPRIALDLANTKSALPWRSRRIASGPVKSVSAIEAGARTRVVINLVKQTAYTVKQQGHQIVLTLGGEAESTVQESDTKTETRQTTATSNSNRISQSTLSSIGNPGMPSIQQVDFRRGEKGEGRIFVTFSDPNIVIDVRQEGGKIVVHFMNTRLPEELHQRLDVVDFATPVQTIDTFSEEGNVRMVVAPTGEFEHLAYQSDNTLTIDIKPVEVTQTGERRQTEYKGEKLSLNFQDIEVRAVLQLLADFSGLNIVVSDSVQGNITLRLKNTPWDQALDIILKTKALAMRQNGNVILVAPGEEISERERLELEAQKQITELAPLRSELIQINYAKGSELADIIKSDKNTLLSDRGNITVDERTNTLLVRDTVEHIDEIRKLVSSLDIPIRQVLIESRIVIADDKFARDLGTRFGTRVNQGLGNGGDRVMLGGSTESLGLNPGTGASDFIPSPGNNLANDSHFNVNLPAVVSKGTPASFALGLLSGTKLLDLELSALQAEGRGELVSSPRVITSNQRKAVIEQGTEIPYRESSSSGATTTSFRKAVMSLEVTPQITPDDRIILDVRVSKDSVSSEVKGEGGAPAIDTNEVITQVLVDNGETVVLGGIYEQNKTVTMSKVPFLGDIPMLGWLFRSKSEINNKRELLIFVTPKILKEQFKLQ; this is translated from the coding sequence ATGTCCGGACGCGTTCGGCGATCCCTGCTGTCTCTTCTGTTTTTAGCACCGGGTGCGGCTCTAGCAGCAAATCCAGTCACCTTGCAGGACATGAGCTTTACTTCACTACCTGGCGACAAGATGCAGGTAAACCTGGTCTTCTCTGGCCCTGTCGAACAACCCAATAGCTTTAATGTCGATGAACCCCCTCGTATTGCACTTGACCTGGCAAATACGAAAAGCGCATTACCGTGGCGTTCTCGCCGAATAGCCAGCGGGCCGGTCAAATCAGTATCCGCAATCGAAGCGGGTGCGCGTACAAGAGTGGTTATCAATCTTGTAAAACAAACTGCCTACACCGTCAAACAGCAAGGACACCAGATAGTGCTGACGCTGGGCGGCGAAGCGGAGTCAACAGTACAGGAGTCCGATACAAAAACAGAAACACGGCAAACAACCGCTACCAGCAACTCGAACCGCATTTCACAGAGCACCTTGTCTAGCATCGGCAACCCCGGTATGCCGAGCATACAACAGGTAGATTTCCGTCGCGGAGAAAAAGGCGAAGGGCGAATTTTTGTAACGTTTAGCGACCCGAATATCGTTATCGATGTGCGCCAGGAAGGTGGAAAAATCGTTGTTCACTTTATGAATACACGTCTTCCCGAAGAACTACATCAACGACTCGATGTTGTAGACTTTGCAACTCCTGTACAGACCATAGACACCTTTAGCGAAGAAGGCAATGTGCGTATGGTTGTTGCGCCGACTGGCGAATTTGAACACCTGGCCTACCAATCGGACAACACACTAACCATAGACATAAAACCTGTCGAGGTAACTCAAACGGGAGAACGTCGACAAACCGAATACAAAGGCGAAAAGCTTTCATTGAACTTCCAGGACATTGAGGTACGCGCGGTATTGCAACTTTTGGCTGACTTCTCCGGCCTTAATATCGTCGTCAGTGACAGCGTTCAGGGCAATATTACGCTCCGCCTGAAGAACACTCCATGGGACCAGGCGCTTGACATTATCCTAAAAACTAAAGCGCTCGCAATGCGCCAAAACGGTAATGTCATTCTCGTTGCGCCAGGCGAGGAAATATCTGAGCGTGAGCGACTGGAACTCGAAGCTCAAAAACAAATCACGGAATTGGCTCCATTGCGCTCAGAGCTGATACAGATTAACTACGCCAAGGGTAGTGAGCTAGCCGACATCATTAAATCCGACAAGAATACACTTCTCTCCGATCGCGGTAATATCACCGTCGATGAACGCACCAACACGCTTCTGGTTCGCGACACGGTCGAACATATCGATGAGATACGCAAGTTAGTCAGCAGTCTTGATATCCCTATTCGTCAGGTCTTGATTGAATCACGCATAGTCATTGCCGACGACAAATTTGCCAGAGACCTGGGTACTCGTTTCGGGACTCGCGTCAATCAAGGACTAGGCAACGGCGGTGACAGAGTCATGCTCGGTGGTAGTACGGAAAGCCTCGGCCTGAACCCAGGTACGGGCGCCAGTGACTTTATACCTTCACCCGGAAACAATCTGGCGAACGATTCGCATTTTAATGTCAATTTACCCGCAGTCGTTTCCAAAGGAACGCCCGCGTCTTTCGCGTTAGGCCTGCTCAGTGGCACCAAATTACTCGACCTCGAATTATCAGCATTACAGGCCGAAGGTCGTGGAGAACTGGTATCCAGTCCTCGGGTCATCACCTCAAATCAACGCAAGGCGGTTATCGAGCAAGGTACGGAGATCCCCTATCGCGAATCAAGCTCGAGCGGCGCCACCACAACCAGTTTCCGTAAAGCAGTAATGAGCCTGGAGGTCACGCCGCAGATCACGCCTGATGATCGCATCATACTTGATGTGCGCGTTAGCAAGGACAGCGTCAGCAGTGAAGTCAAAGGCGAAGGCGGCGCTCCGGCCATCGATACCAACGAAGTTATTACTCAAGTACTCGTCGACAACGGGGAAACAGTCGTTCTTGGTGGCATCTATGAACAAAACAAAACAGTCACTATGTCTAAGGTGCCATTTCTCGGCGACATACCAATGCTAGGCTGGTTATTTCGCTCCAAGAGTGAAATAAATAATAAACGAGAGCTATTGATTTTCGTCACGCCGAAAATCCTCAAGGAACAGTTCAAGCTTCAATAG
- a CDS encoding PilN domain-containing protein — MAGINLLPWREKLRKEREQQFYVLLGFFCGLALVVGVVFHIVISSLTGLQESRNSVLTQAIAQLDGEISNIKSLEVEKTRLLNRMTVIQKLQYSRPEVVHLFEELITTLPDGVQLLKVTQNNNTLSIEGIAESNSRISSLLRNMDRSDWLTEPQLIVINSDTREHPNSSWFSMQVKRTRPGVANNL, encoded by the coding sequence ATGGCCGGCATCAATCTTTTACCGTGGAGAGAAAAGTTACGCAAGGAGCGTGAACAACAGTTTTACGTGTTACTTGGCTTTTTTTGCGGACTTGCGCTCGTGGTAGGCGTGGTATTTCACATCGTTATCTCCTCACTCACCGGCTTGCAAGAATCGCGTAATAGCGTGCTGACCCAGGCAATCGCGCAACTGGATGGTGAGATTTCCAATATCAAAAGCCTTGAAGTAGAAAAGACACGCTTGTTAAATCGTATGACTGTCATACAGAAACTGCAATACAGTCGTCCGGAAGTTGTCCACCTATTTGAAGAGCTCATCACGACTCTACCTGACGGCGTTCAACTGCTAAAGGTTACACAAAATAACAACACTCTCAGCATTGAGGGTATTGCCGAATCGAATTCGCGAATTTCGTCGCTACTGCGCAATATGGATCGATCAGACTGGTTAACAGAACCACAACTCATCGTTATCAATTCGGATACGCGGGAACACCCTAATTCAAGCTGGTTTTCCATGCAGGTTAAGCGTACCCGCCCTGGAGTAGCGAATAATTTATGA